A single Phragmites australis chromosome 4, lpPhrAust1.1, whole genome shotgun sequence DNA region contains:
- the LOC133916053 gene encoding CST complex subunit STN1-like, whose amino-acid sequence MDSLHLVHIKILAADLLSLTVRHTSPPSFLRCGRTVARAELVGVVVSCDRRDKFLRFLVDDGTGCVPCVLWLNHQYLNANNSSRALESDPTAEMALKMSEEVRLGTLLRVRGRIVMYRGAIQIAVRDVVLEKDPNVEVLHWLQCVRMAKECYDLPLHSAGRAS is encoded by the coding sequence ATGGactctcttcatcttgtgcACATCAAGATTCTGGCTGCTGACCTTCTCTCCCTAACCGTACGGCACACTTCACCTCCTTCCTTTCTTCGCTGTGGACGCACGGTTGCTCGTGCTGAGCTTGTTGGGGTTGTGGTCTCGTGCGACCGAAGGGACAAGTTCCTCCGCTTTCTGGTCGATGATGGCACCGGCTGTGTGCCGTGCGTCCTGTGGCTGAACCACCAATATTTAAATGCTAACAATTCCTCCAGGGCATTAGAGTCTGATCCAACTGCAGAAATGGCATTAAAAATGTCAGAAGAAGTGCGTCTAGGCACTCTTTTGAGGGTCCGGGGCAGGATTGTCATGTACCGTGGCGCAATCCAGATTGCCGTAAGAGACGTGGTTCTGGAGAAGGACCCCAATGTGGAGGTGTTACATTGGTTACAATGTGTTCGCATGGCCAAGGAATGCTATGATTTGCCACTGCATTCTGCTGGACGTGCCTCCTGA